One stretch of Schlesneria sp. DSM 10557 DNA includes these proteins:
- a CDS encoding small basic protein: protein MTIDKSLKRKGRLARLRSVLSRDERITQMQTDERWADGTSPFGLPKLRVVRLVVGKKKKKKAAEGDGKKDDKKKAAKKK from the coding sequence GTGACTATCGACAAGAGTTTGAAGCGGAAGGGGCGTCTGGCTCGCCTTCGCAGTGTGTTGTCCCGCGACGAACGTATCACTCAAATGCAAACCGATGAACGCTGGGCGGACGGAACGAGCCCATTCGGTCTTCCAAAACTGCGCGTCGTTCGCCTGGTTGTCGGCAAGAAAAAGAAGAAGAAAGCCGCCGAAGGCGATGGAAAGAAGGACGACAAGAAGAAGGCCGCCAAGAAGAAGTAG
- the tkt gene encoding transketolase, whose translation MTESKPACTKNLDLLCVNALRFLAVDMVQKANSGHPGLPLGAASMAYALWDRSLKQNPADPQWPDRDRFILSAGHGSALLYALLHVNGFDLSIDELKRFRQWESKTPGHPEYHLTPGVEATTGPLGQGFANAVGMAIAEASLAAQFNRPGHTIVDHYTYVLASDGDLQEGISSEAGSAAGHLKLGKLIVLYDDNEITIEGSTDIAFTEDRMGRFAAFGWHVQKVEDGNDLDAISAALQKAREVTDKPSLIQVRTQIGFGSPNKQGTAGVHGEPLGAEEVRLTKEALGWPVEPAFHVPAEAANHFRETAKRGAAAQEEWNARFKEYAKAFPELAAEYQRVLAGELPKSWETKLPTFSPADGQIATRVASGKTIAAIGAAVPELIGGSADLAPSTHTYRKGGGEFEPGNFAGKNMHFGIREHGMGAILNGMALHKGMIPYGGTFLVFSDYMRPPIRLAALNGLRVIYVFTHDSIAMGEDGPTHQPVEQLVGLRSIPGLVVLRPADANETVAAWRVAVEKKDGPVALILTRQGLPILDLGKYPKLTSGVGQGAYVLSETASSAKPDLILVATGSEVHLALESQARLASEGVQARVVSMPSTDLFAQQSAEYKESVLPTGVPLLAIEAGGTLGWNSYVGPQIEVIGLNTFGASAPGGEILRRFGFTVDNVCEKARGVIARAKA comes from the coding sequence ATGACTGAATCGAAACCGGCTTGCACAAAAAACCTGGATCTTCTTTGTGTCAATGCACTCCGTTTTCTGGCCGTAGATATGGTCCAGAAAGCCAACTCGGGGCATCCCGGCCTTCCTCTGGGGGCCGCATCAATGGCCTACGCCCTCTGGGATCGGTCGCTGAAGCAGAATCCCGCGGATCCACAATGGCCGGATCGTGACCGGTTTATCCTGTCTGCAGGGCATGGGTCGGCACTTCTTTATGCCCTGCTGCATGTCAACGGGTTTGATTTGTCGATCGACGAACTGAAACGATTCCGTCAGTGGGAAAGCAAGACCCCCGGGCATCCTGAGTATCACCTGACTCCCGGAGTGGAAGCGACAACCGGCCCGCTCGGTCAGGGTTTTGCGAATGCGGTGGGGATGGCCATCGCCGAGGCCTCGCTGGCCGCTCAGTTCAATCGTCCTGGTCATACGATCGTGGATCACTACACGTACGTGCTGGCCAGTGACGGCGATCTTCAGGAAGGAATTTCGTCAGAAGCAGGGTCAGCGGCCGGCCATCTCAAGTTGGGCAAGTTGATCGTGTTGTACGATGACAACGAGATCACCATTGAAGGAAGTACGGATATCGCCTTCACCGAAGACCGCATGGGTCGATTCGCCGCCTTTGGCTGGCACGTTCAGAAGGTCGAGGACGGTAATGATCTCGACGCCATCTCGGCGGCCTTGCAGAAGGCCCGCGAAGTGACCGACAAACCGTCGCTCATTCAAGTCCGAACACAGATTGGATTCGGCAGCCCGAATAAGCAGGGGACGGCAGGGGTCCACGGTGAGCCTCTCGGTGCTGAAGAAGTGCGTCTGACAAAAGAGGCGTTGGGCTGGCCAGTTGAGCCTGCCTTCCATGTTCCCGCAGAAGCGGCCAACCACTTCCGGGAAACGGCCAAGCGAGGTGCCGCCGCTCAGGAAGAGTGGAACGCCCGCTTCAAAGAATACGCGAAGGCTTTCCCGGAGTTGGCGGCCGAGTACCAGCGAGTCTTGGCAGGGGAACTTCCCAAGTCGTGGGAAACCAAGCTGCCGACGTTCTCGCCTGCTGATGGTCAGATCGCCACCCGCGTGGCGTCCGGTAAGACGATTGCCGCAATCGGCGCTGCGGTGCCTGAGCTGATCGGTGGTTCCGCGGACCTCGCACCCAGTACGCATACCTATCGCAAGGGGGGCGGAGAATTCGAGCCCGGCAACTTCGCGGGCAAGAATATGCACTTCGGGATTCGTGAGCACGGCATGGGGGCCATTTTGAATGGTATGGCCCTGCATAAGGGGATGATTCCCTACGGTGGGACATTCCTTGTCTTCAGCGACTACATGCGGCCACCCATTCGTCTGGCGGCCCTGAATGGTCTGCGCGTGATCTATGTCTTCACGCACGACAGTATCGCCATGGGCGAAGATGGGCCGACTCACCAGCCCGTCGAGCAGCTTGTGGGTCTGCGTTCGATTCCCGGGCTGGTTGTTCTGCGACCGGCTGACGCGAACGAAACGGTCGCTGCCTGGCGTGTTGCTGTTGAAAAGAAGGATGGTCCAGTCGCGTTGATTCTCACTCGGCAGGGGCTCCCTATTCTCGACCTGGGCAAGTATCCGAAACTCACTTCCGGAGTCGGGCAGGGGGCTTACGTCCTCTCCGAGACCGCGTCGTCCGCAAAGCCGGACCTGATTCTGGTTGCAACCGGATCGGAAGTTCACCTTGCCCTTGAAAGCCAGGCGCGGCTCGCGAGTGAAGGGGTTCAGGCTCGCGTGGTGAGTATGCCGAGCACGGACCTGTTTGCTCAGCAGTCGGCGGAATACAAAGAGTCGGTCTTGCCGACCGGGGTTCCGCTGCTGGCGATCGAAGCGGGTGGCACTCTCGGCTGGAATTCCTATGTCGGTCCACAGATCGAGGTGATTGGGCTCAACACGTTTGGGGCCTCTGCACCCGGGGGAGAAATTCTCCGCCGCTTCGGTTTCACCGTGGACAATGTCTGTGAAAAAGCGCGCGGCGTGATCGCCAGAGCGAAGGCGTAA
- a CDS encoding DUF167 domain-containing protein: protein MIELAPSEHGVIIPVKAHPGARRNGITGVHDGALKVAVIQAPEKGKANAAITKVLADSLGIRKSQIQLVSGPTSALKKFLISDIDPQELKSQITRLLSSLPE, encoded by the coding sequence TTGATCGAACTGGCCCCCTCTGAGCACGGCGTCATTATTCCCGTAAAAGCACACCCGGGCGCACGCCGAAACGGAATCACGGGTGTTCACGATGGGGCACTGAAAGTGGCCGTCATCCAGGCCCCTGAAAAAGGGAAAGCCAACGCGGCAATCACCAAGGTCCTCGCCGACTCACTCGGAATCCGGAAAAGCCAGATTCAATTAGTCAGCGGCCCCACCTCCGCGCTGAAAAAATTTCTGATCAGTGACATCGACCCTCAGGAACTGAAGTCGCAGATCACCAGACTTCTCAGCAGCCTTCCCGAGTAA